A region from the Agrococcus sp. SL85 genome encodes:
- a CDS encoding amino acid ABC transporter permease, whose protein sequence is MSQASVLYDVPGPRAVARNRILGVVTVAAVLAALGWIAWRMAVTGQFSASKWEAFAYQTIWEQILTGLGATLGAFAVAAVGALVLGLVLAIARLSDHRWVRVPAAVVTEVLRAIPVLIFMMLLYYALPVLGPRLPPYWAVVIALVAYNGSVLAEVIRAGVEALPRGQKEAGYAIGLRKSGVMRLILLPQAIRSMLPVIIAQLVVTLKDTALGFIITYPELLFIAKRLGSAATLDRPIIQSTIVVGAIYIAICLLLSWLATVVQRRSAAGPKAAGGTRPGNAGGATDTQLLLTQRGVDANTGNVVGGGGTLGLTGRASDHDPDGGGHPR, encoded by the coding sequence ATGAGCCAGGCCTCCGTCCTCTACGACGTGCCCGGCCCCCGGGCCGTCGCGCGCAACCGCATCCTCGGCGTCGTCACCGTCGCCGCCGTGCTCGCGGCGCTCGGCTGGATCGCGTGGCGCATGGCCGTCACGGGCCAGTTCAGCGCCAGCAAGTGGGAGGCGTTCGCCTACCAGACGATCTGGGAGCAGATCCTCACGGGCCTCGGCGCGACGCTGGGCGCGTTCGCGGTCGCGGCCGTCGGTGCGCTGGTGCTCGGCCTCGTGCTCGCGATCGCGCGCCTCTCCGACCACCGGTGGGTCCGAGTGCCGGCCGCCGTGGTCACCGAGGTGCTCCGCGCGATCCCCGTGCTCATCTTCATGATGCTGCTCTACTACGCGCTGCCGGTGCTCGGGCCGAGGCTCCCGCCGTACTGGGCGGTCGTCATCGCGCTCGTGGCATACAACGGCTCGGTGCTCGCGGAGGTCATCCGCGCCGGCGTCGAGGCCCTGCCGAGGGGGCAGAAGGAGGCGGGCTACGCGATCGGCCTCCGGAAGTCCGGCGTCATGCGCCTCATCCTGCTGCCGCAGGCGATCCGGTCGATGCTGCCCGTGATCATCGCGCAGCTCGTCGTGACGCTGAAGGACACCGCGCTCGGCTTCATCATCACCTACCCCGAGCTCCTCTTCATCGCGAAGCGGCTCGGCTCGGCCGCGACCCTCGACCGGCCGATCATCCAGTCGACCATCGTCGTCGGCGCCATCTACATCGCCATCTGCCTGCTGCTGTCGTGGCTCGCGACGGTCGTGCAGCGTCGCTCGGCGGCCGGCCCCAAGGCGGCGGGCGGCACGCGCCCCGGCAACGCAGGCGGCGCGACCGACACGCAGCTCCTGCTGACGCAGCGCGGCGTCGACGCGAACACCGGCAACGTCGTCGGCGGCGGAGGCACGCTCGGGCTCACCGGCCGAGCCTCCGATCACGATCCCGACGGTGGAGGCCATCCGCGCTGA
- the argJ gene encoding bifunctional glutamate N-acetyltransferase/amino-acid acetyltransferase ArgJ, protein MSVTAAAGFRAAGVAAGVKSSGAKDVALVVNDGPLDAAAAVFTSNRAKANPVLWSQQAMAGGAARAVVLNSGGANCFTGSFGFQTTHRTAERVAERLGIGAIEVQVASTGLIGVGDEAFRAAVLRGVDLAAEALSTEGGQDAARAIMTTDSVPKQAVAGGDVDGRAWTVGGMAKGAGMLAPGLATMLVVLTTDAVAAPDALDRALRAATARTFDRLDSDGCMSTNDTVWLLASGASGAEPDEAALTAAVTAVCDDLAAQLQVDAEGASHDIAIEVVGAASEDDAVVVGRSVARSNLFKAAIFGNDPNWGRVLAAIGTTDAAFDPYAVDVSFNGVRVCHAGEPDRPREEVDLSPRATRIRIELHAGSASATIRTNDLTHDYVHENSAYAS, encoded by the coding sequence GTGAGCGTGACGGCCGCCGCGGGCTTCCGTGCGGCGGGCGTCGCGGCTGGCGTGAAGTCGTCCGGCGCGAAGGACGTCGCGCTCGTCGTGAACGACGGGCCGCTCGACGCGGCGGCGGCGGTCTTCACGTCGAACCGCGCGAAGGCCAACCCGGTGCTCTGGAGCCAGCAGGCGATGGCCGGCGGCGCCGCGCGCGCCGTCGTGCTCAACTCCGGCGGCGCCAACTGCTTCACCGGATCCTTCGGCTTCCAGACCACGCACCGCACGGCTGAGCGCGTCGCCGAGCGGCTCGGCATCGGCGCGATCGAGGTGCAGGTCGCCTCGACGGGCCTCATCGGCGTCGGCGACGAGGCCTTCCGCGCGGCGGTGCTGCGCGGCGTCGACCTCGCTGCGGAGGCGCTCTCGACCGAGGGCGGCCAGGACGCCGCGCGCGCCATCATGACCACCGACTCCGTGCCGAAGCAGGCGGTCGCCGGCGGCGACGTCGACGGGCGCGCATGGACGGTCGGCGGCATGGCCAAGGGCGCGGGGATGCTCGCCCCCGGCCTCGCCACGATGCTCGTCGTGCTCACGACCGACGCGGTCGCGGCGCCCGACGCGCTCGATCGCGCCCTGCGGGCGGCCACCGCCCGCACCTTCGACCGCCTCGACTCCGACGGCTGCATGTCGACGAACGACACCGTGTGGCTGCTCGCCTCGGGTGCCTCGGGCGCCGAGCCCGACGAGGCGGCCCTCACCGCCGCCGTGACCGCGGTGTGCGACGACCTCGCGGCGCAGCTGCAGGTCGACGCGGAGGGCGCGAGCCACGACATCGCGATCGAGGTCGTCGGCGCGGCGAGCGAGGACGACGCGGTCGTCGTCGGCCGCTCCGTGGCCCGCTCCAACCTCTTCAAGGCCGCGATCTTCGGCAACGACCCCAACTGGGGTCGCGTGCTCGCGGCGATCGGCACGACCGATGCCGCCTTCGACCCGTACGCGGTCGACGTCTCCTTCAACGGCGTGCGCGTGTGCCACGCGGGGGAGCCCGACCGCCCGCGCGAGGAGGTCGACCTCTCGCCGCGCGCGACGCGCATCCGCATCGAGCTGCACGCGGGCTCGGCCTCGGCGACGATCCGCACGAACGACCTGACCCACGACTACGTGCACGAGAACTCCGCATATGCCAGCTAG
- the argC gene encoding N-acetyl-gamma-glutamyl-phosphate reductase: MSLSVAVAGASGYAGGELLRLLAQHPELEVRTVTAHSNAGQPLVAVHPNLRSLASLTFQETTAEVLAGHDVVFLALPHGHSGAIAARLPESTLVVDAGADHRLERAEDWTAFYGTEHAGTWPYGMPELILADGGRQRRELRAARRIAVPGCNATAVTLAIAPGIAAGLVDPGDLVSTLAVGPSGAGRAAKVSLLASELLGSANAYGVGGTHRHLPEIAQNLRHVGAPEVRHSFTPMLVPMSRGILAAVTAPLIADASPEEVRSAWVGEYDDERFVHVLPAGQYPRTADVLGTNAVQIGVGVDEAAGRVVAIAAIDNLGKGTAGAAIQSANIALGLEEHLGLTIDGVAP; the protein is encoded by the coding sequence ATGAGCCTCTCCGTCGCCGTCGCTGGCGCGAGCGGGTACGCCGGGGGCGAGCTGCTGCGCCTGCTGGCGCAGCACCCCGAGCTCGAGGTGCGCACCGTCACGGCGCACTCGAACGCCGGGCAGCCCCTCGTCGCCGTGCATCCCAACCTGCGCTCCCTCGCGTCGCTGACCTTCCAGGAGACCACCGCGGAGGTGCTGGCAGGCCACGACGTCGTCTTCCTCGCGCTGCCGCACGGCCACTCCGGGGCGATCGCGGCGCGGCTGCCGGAGTCGACGCTCGTCGTCGACGCGGGCGCCGACCACCGGCTCGAGCGCGCCGAGGACTGGACGGCCTTCTACGGCACCGAGCACGCGGGCACCTGGCCCTACGGCATGCCCGAGCTCATCCTCGCCGACGGCGGCCGCCAGCGTCGCGAGCTGCGCGCGGCCCGCCGCATCGCGGTGCCCGGCTGCAACGCGACGGCGGTGACGCTCGCGATCGCCCCGGGCATCGCGGCCGGCCTCGTCGATCCCGGCGACCTCGTCTCGACGCTCGCGGTCGGCCCCTCGGGCGCCGGCCGGGCGGCGAAGGTCTCGCTGCTCGCCTCCGAGCTCCTCGGCTCGGCGAACGCGTACGGCGTGGGCGGCACCCACCGCCACCTGCCGGAGATCGCGCAGAACCTGCGCCACGTCGGCGCGCCGGAGGTGCGCCACTCCTTCACGCCCATGCTCGTGCCCATGTCGCGCGGCATCCTCGCCGCCGTCACGGCGCCGCTCATCGCCGATGCCAGCCCCGAGGAGGTCCGCTCGGCCTGGGTGGGCGAGTACGACGACGAGCGCTTCGTGCACGTGCTGCCCGCGGGCCAGTACCCGCGGACGGCAGATGTGCTCGGCACGAACGCCGTGCAGATCGGCGTCGGCGTCGACGAGGCCGCGGGCCGCGTCGTGGCGATCGCCGCGATCGACAACCTCGGCAAGGGCACGGCGGGCGCCGCGATCCAGTCGGCCAACATCGCCCTCGGCCTCGAGGAGCACCTCGGCCTCACGATCGACGGGGTCGCCCCGTGA
- a CDS encoding SIMPL domain-containing protein, producing the protein MVHITVQGTGSRRAAAERAELTVQSRWQTETPADAMATVQEAHARVVAEVKELVAAGAAESWHADRVWLSHHREWRGDDKAPRLVYAAAASVTATFIDLDALGRWIAALGGDPVLEVGDIEWRLTEPTRRELARGARADAVADAVERAQDYARAAAIGEVRVVEVREPSPFGSGPSPKHRVHDVMMAGAPAGGSVELQAGELEVEAHVEATFATGGDAAGR; encoded by the coding sequence ATGGTGCACATCACGGTCCAGGGGACGGGGTCCCGCCGCGCCGCCGCCGAGCGCGCGGAGCTCACGGTGCAGTCGCGCTGGCAGACGGAGACGCCCGCCGACGCGATGGCGACGGTGCAGGAGGCGCACGCGCGCGTCGTCGCGGAGGTCAAGGAGCTCGTCGCCGCCGGCGCGGCCGAGTCGTGGCACGCCGATCGCGTCTGGCTCTCGCACCACCGCGAGTGGCGCGGCGACGACAAGGCGCCCCGCCTCGTCTACGCCGCGGCGGCGAGCGTCACCGCGACGTTCATCGACCTCGACGCGCTGGGCCGATGGATCGCGGCGCTCGGCGGCGACCCTGTCCTCGAGGTGGGCGACATCGAGTGGAGGCTGACCGAGCCGACCCGGCGCGAGCTCGCGCGCGGCGCCCGCGCGGACGCCGTCGCCGACGCCGTCGAGCGCGCTCAGGACTACGCGCGCGCCGCCGCGATCGGCGAGGTGCGCGTCGTCGAGGTGCGCGAGCCGAGCCCGTTCGGATCCGGTCCGAGCCCCAAGCACCGCGTGCACGACGTGATGATGGCGGGGGCGCCCGCAGGGGGATCGGTGGAGCTCCAGGCGGGCGAGCTCGAGGTCGAGGCGCACGTCGAGGCGACCTTCGCGACCGGAGGGGACGCCGCAGGCAGATAG
- the pheS gene encoding phenylalanine--tRNA ligase subunit alpha, with protein MTPPDTSADLGARVNAAVAAALSAIEAAQTTAELQAAKGQHNGQGSELAALNASLRDIAPEDRKAAGQLIGGGRQQVGAAIAARLAELEAAEQAVQLEAERVDVTALPRLQRPGGRHPLTMLMDEMGDVFVGMGWEIAEGPELEHEWYNFDALNVDPDHPARSESDTFYVAPADRHLVLRTQTSPVQIRSLLTRELPVYVVAPGRVYRTDDIDATHLPVFTQLEGLAVDEGITMAHLRGTLEHLARQMFGEEARIRLRPNYFPFTEPSAEMDVWHPGMRGGPRWVEWGGCGMVNPNVLRAAGVDPEVYSGFAFGMGIERTLQFRYQLDDMRDMIEGDVRFTEQFGMVI; from the coding sequence GTGACTCCCCCCGACACCTCCGCCGACCTCGGCGCGCGCGTCAACGCCGCGGTGGCCGCGGCGCTCAGCGCGATCGAGGCCGCCCAGACCACCGCCGAGCTGCAGGCCGCGAAGGGCCAGCACAACGGCCAGGGCAGCGAGCTCGCCGCGCTCAACGCCTCGCTCCGCGACATCGCCCCGGAGGACCGGAAGGCGGCAGGGCAGCTGATCGGCGGCGGTCGCCAGCAGGTCGGCGCCGCGATCGCGGCGCGGCTGGCCGAGCTCGAGGCCGCCGAGCAGGCGGTGCAGCTCGAGGCCGAGCGCGTCGACGTCACCGCGCTCCCGCGCCTCCAGCGACCCGGCGGCCGCCACCCGCTCACGATGCTCATGGACGAGATGGGCGACGTCTTCGTCGGCATGGGTTGGGAGATCGCCGAGGGCCCCGAGCTCGAGCACGAGTGGTACAACTTCGACGCCCTGAACGTCGACCCCGACCACCCGGCGCGCAGCGAGTCAGACACCTTCTACGTCGCGCCCGCCGACCGCCACCTGGTGCTCCGCACCCAGACGAGCCCCGTGCAGATCCGCTCGCTCCTCACGCGCGAGCTGCCCGTGTACGTCGTCGCGCCCGGCCGCGTCTACCGCACCGACGACATCGACGCCACGCACCTGCCCGTCTTCACGCAGCTCGAGGGCCTCGCCGTCGACGAGGGCATCACCATGGCCCACCTGCGCGGCACGCTCGAGCACCTGGCCCGCCAGATGTTCGGCGAGGAGGCGCGCATCCGCCTGCGCCCCAACTACTTCCCGTTCACCGAGCCGAGCGCCGAGATGGACGTGTGGCACCCCGGCATGCGCGGCGGCCCGCGCTGGGTCGAGTGGGGCGGCTGCGGCATGGTCAACCCCAACGTGCTCCGCGCCGCCGGCGTCGACCCTGAGGTGTACTCGGGCTTCGCGTTCGGCATGGGCATCGAGCGCACCCTCCAGTTCCGCTACCAGCTCGACGACATGCGCGACATGATCGAGGGCGACGTCCGCTTCACCGAGCAGTTCGGGATGGTGATCTGA
- the argF gene encoding ornithine carbamoyltransferase → MTRHFLRDDDLSPAEQREVLERAARMKADRFAERPLEGPQSVAVIFDKSSTRTRVSFHVGISDLGGSPLIISTASSQLGGKETAADTARVLERQVAAIVWRTYAQAGLEEMAEGTTVPVVNALSDDFHPCQLLADLLTIREHKGELAGLSVAFVGDGRSNMAQSYLLACATAGMHVRVGAPAGYAPEAEVVADAQRIAASTGGSATVVASAAEAVEGVDVVVTDTWVSMGKEDEKAERVSTFGGFRVDEAMMALAKPDAVFMHCLPADRGFEVTAEVIDGPQSIIWDEAENRLHAQKALLAWLLERSLLERSAA, encoded by the coding sequence ATGACCCGCCACTTCCTCCGCGACGACGACCTGAGCCCCGCCGAGCAGCGCGAGGTCCTGGAGCGCGCCGCCAGGATGAAGGCCGACCGCTTCGCGGAGCGCCCCCTCGAGGGCCCGCAGTCGGTCGCGGTCATCTTCGACAAGTCGTCGACCCGCACGCGCGTCTCGTTCCACGTCGGCATCTCCGACCTGGGCGGCTCGCCGCTCATCATCTCGACCGCATCGAGCCAGCTCGGCGGCAAGGAGACCGCGGCCGACACCGCGCGCGTGCTCGAGCGGCAGGTGGCCGCGATCGTGTGGCGCACCTACGCGCAGGCGGGCCTCGAGGAGATGGCCGAGGGCACGACGGTGCCCGTCGTGAACGCGCTCTCCGACGACTTCCACCCCTGCCAGCTGCTCGCCGACCTGCTCACGATCCGCGAGCACAAGGGCGAGCTCGCCGGCCTCTCGGTCGCCTTCGTCGGCGACGGCCGCTCGAACATGGCGCAGTCCTACCTGCTGGCATGCGCGACCGCCGGCATGCACGTGCGCGTGGGCGCCCCGGCCGGATACGCGCCGGAGGCCGAGGTCGTCGCCGACGCGCAGCGCATCGCCGCGAGCACGGGCGGCTCGGCGACGGTCGTCGCGAGCGCGGCGGAGGCCGTGGAGGGCGTCGACGTCGTCGTCACCGACACCTGGGTGTCGATGGGCAAGGAGGACGAGAAGGCCGAGCGCGTCTCGACCTTCGGCGGCTTCCGCGTCGACGAGGCGATGATGGCGCTCGCGAAGCCCGACGCGGTCTTCATGCACTGCCTGCCCGCGGACCGCGGCTTCGAGGTGACGGCGGAGGTCATCGACGGCCCGCAGTCGATCATCTGGGACGAGGCGGAGAACCGCCTGCACGCGCAGAAGGCGCTGCTGGCCTGGCTGCTCGAGCGCAGCCTGCTCGAGCGGAGCGCGGCATGA
- a CDS encoding amino acid ABC transporter permease, whose amino-acid sequence MLDALFGHLDLWGQALWGTVVLFFGGGAIALVLGIVVGGMRVSPVPIARAVGTVYVNLVRNTPLTLIFFLFAFGVPVLIEGDVDFLGLAIWALGLYTATYVAETLRAGINTVPVGQAEAARAIGLPFGQVMSLVILPQAMRAVIPPMMSVFIALLKNTTVAAGFSVLNLGSIRAYMSERGENPMDVLLWVAIIFVALVMLLTLLQAQLERRWKVAR is encoded by the coding sequence GTTCTTCGGCGGCGGCGCCATCGCGCTCGTGCTCGGCATCGTCGTCGGCGGCATGCGGGTCTCGCCGGTGCCGATCGCCCGGGCGGTCGGCACGGTGTACGTCAACCTCGTGCGCAACACCCCGCTCACGCTCATCTTCTTCCTCTTCGCGTTCGGCGTCCCGGTCCTCATCGAGGGCGACGTCGACTTCCTGGGCCTCGCCATCTGGGCGCTCGGCCTCTACACCGCGACCTACGTCGCGGAGACCCTCCGCGCCGGCATCAACACCGTGCCCGTGGGCCAGGCGGAGGCCGCTCGCGCGATCGGCCTGCCCTTCGGCCAGGTCATGTCGCTCGTGATCCTGCCGCAGGCGATGCGCGCGGTGATCCCGCCGATGATGAGCGTGTTCATCGCGCTCCTGAAGAACACGACGGTCGCTGCCGGTTTCTCGGTGCTCAACCTCGGCTCGATCCGCGCCTACATGTCGGAGCGCGGCGAGAACCCGATGGACGTGCTGCTCTGGGTCGCCATCATCTTCGTCGCCCTCGTCATGCTCCTCACGCTGCTGCAGGCGCAGCTCGAACGACGCTGGAAGGTGGCGCGATGA
- the argB gene encoding acetylglutamate kinase translates to MPARDEALLAQKAATLIESLPWLERYRGATMVVKYGGNAMVSEDLQRAFAEDVVYLRHVGIRPVVVHGGGPQISEALRIHGIESEFRGGYRVTSREAMDVVRMVLTGQVARTLVSLINAHGPVAASMSGEDAGLFTGRRRGVVIDGQEHDLGQVGDVVAVDPAPVQRLLDAGLVPVVSSIAPDGDRPGESLNVNADAAAAALAAALGAQKLVILTDVEGLYADWPDRSSLISELTDVELAALMPSLESGMIPKMQACLDAVRAGVPKAAIIDGRSPHSILTEIFTSAGSGTEVVPAPADATHATVLNAKEHA, encoded by the coding sequence ATGCCAGCTAGGGACGAGGCGCTCCTCGCGCAGAAGGCCGCCACGCTCATCGAGTCGCTGCCGTGGCTCGAGCGCTACCGGGGCGCCACGATGGTCGTGAAGTACGGCGGCAACGCCATGGTGAGCGAGGACCTCCAGCGCGCCTTCGCGGAGGACGTCGTCTACCTCCGCCACGTGGGCATCCGCCCGGTCGTGGTGCACGGCGGCGGCCCGCAGATCAGCGAGGCGCTGCGCATCCACGGCATCGAGAGCGAGTTCCGGGGCGGCTACCGCGTGACGAGCCGCGAGGCGATGGACGTCGTGCGGATGGTGCTGACGGGGCAGGTCGCGCGCACGCTCGTCTCGCTCATCAACGCGCACGGCCCCGTCGCCGCGAGCATGTCCGGCGAGGACGCAGGCCTCTTCACGGGCCGCCGTCGCGGCGTCGTGATCGACGGCCAGGAGCACGACCTCGGCCAGGTCGGCGACGTCGTCGCCGTCGATCCCGCCCCCGTGCAGCGCCTGCTCGACGCGGGCCTCGTGCCCGTCGTCTCGTCGATCGCGCCCGACGGCGACCGGCCGGGGGAGTCGCTCAACGTCAACGCCGACGCCGCGGCCGCGGCGCTCGCCGCAGCGCTCGGGGCGCAGAAGCTCGTCATCCTCACCGACGTCGAGGGGCTCTACGCCGACTGGCCCGACCGCTCGTCGCTCATCAGCGAGCTCACCGACGTCGAGCTCGCAGCCCTCATGCCCTCGCTCGAGTCGGGCATGATCCCCAAGATGCAGGCGTGCCTCGACGCTGTCCGCGCGGGCGTGCCGAAGGCTGCGATCATCGACGGCCGATCGCCGCACTCCATCCTCACCGAGATCTTCACGAGCGCCGGCTCGGGCACCGAGGTCGTGCCCGCGCCGGCCGACGCCACGCACGCCACCGTCCTGAACGCCAAGGAGCACGCATGA